The genomic stretch CCCCAGGCCCCCGAGCAGCACGCGGTCCCACTTGTCGCCTCGTGCACACCCGAGCACGACGGCGGCGGGGACGAGCCACGCCAACGGCAGGGGCACCCCGACGCGTGTCATGGCCAGATGCAACACGCCGGCCCCGGCACCCGCCGTGAGCGCGCGCGTCACGGTCTGCTCGAAGGCCTCGCGATGATGGAGTTGCAATAGAGTGGCGTTCATCGACTCCCCACGGATGTAGGCCGGGCAGGAACTGTTCCTTTCACGCATGGGTGGCGAAAAAGGTCTGCCGATGAAGAGCCCCGTCGTTCCCGAGACGATGCGCGCGCTGGTCCTCACCGCCTATGACGGACGGCCGGAGTCCCTGCGCGTGGAATCCCGGCGGGTGCCTCGGCCCACCACGGGCCAGGTCCTGGTGCGCGTGGCGGCGGCGCCCATCAACCCGGCGGACCTGATGTTCATGCGTGGGCAGTACGGCATCCGCAAGCCGCTGCCCGTGGTGCCGGGCCTGGAGGCCAGCGGGACGGTGGTGGCCTCGGGCGGCGTCGCGGGCCGGCTCCTGGTGGGGCGCCGCGTGGCATGTGTGGCGCCCGGCGAAGGGGACGGCTTGTGGGCGGAGTACGCGGCGGTGCCCCTGGGCCAGTGCCTGCCGCTGCGGGGCCAGGTCTCCGACGAGCAGGGCGCCAGCCTCTTCATCAATCCCTTCACCGCGTGGGTGTTGATGGAGCGCGCGAAGGAGGGTGGCCACGCCGCGCTGGCCCAGACGGCCGCCGCGGGCACCATGGGACGGATGCTGCTGGCGCTCGCGAAGCGCCGGGGCGTGGCCATGGTGAACGTGGTGCGGCGCCCGGAGCAGGTGGCCCTGCTTCATGACCTGGGCGCGGAGCACGTGCTGAGCACCCACGAGCCCGAGTTCGAGGAGCGGCTGCTCCGCCTGTGTCACGAGCTGAAGGTGTTGCTCGCCTTCGACCCGGTGGGCGGACGGCTCACCGGGCAGCTGCTCCACGCGCTGCCGGAGGGCGGCACCGTCATCGTATATGGCTCGCTCTCCGAACAGGAGTGCCGAATCGCGCCCGGGGACCTCATCTTCGGGCGCAAGCGGGTGGAGGGCTTCTGGCTGTCGGAGTGGCACCGGCAAGGCTTCGGCGCCGCGCAAATCAAGGCGCTGATGGGCGTGCCGTCGCTGGTGGGGCAGACGCTGGAGACGCCCGTGCGCGCCCGGCTCCCGCTGGAGTCGGCGGGCGAGGCGGTGCGCATCGCCTCGGCGGACATGACGTCCGGCAAGGTGCTCTTCGTTCCCGAGCAGGGACAGTCACCGGCCGAATCACCGTGAGCCGGACTCAGGCCTTGTCGCGGGAGATGGGGCCTGTCTTCGCCTTCGTCACGCGCAGGTAGTCCGCGGGGGCGAGCACGAGCTGCGTGCCACGCACGCCCGCGGACACCGCGATGGCGTCGAACAGCTCCATCGTCTCGTCGACGTACACGGGATAGTCCTTCTTGCCGCCGATGGCCGTGCAGCCGCCCCGGATGAATCCGGTGAGCGGCTGGAGTTCCTTGAGCGGCACAGTGTCCACCTTGCGGTCTCCGCTGAGCCGGGCCAGCGCCTTCAGGTCCAGCTCCGCGTTGCCGGGCACCACCGCCATCAGCACGCCGGTGCGGTCGCCGCGCGCCACCAGCGTCTTGAAGACCTGCTCGGCGGGCATGCCCACCTTGGCCGCCACCGACTCCGCGGACAAATCCTCCGGGTCCACGTCGTAGTCGCGCAGCGCGTACTTCACGCCGAGCGAGTCCAGGAGTCGGGCGGCGTTCGTCTTCACGGCCTCACATCCCCAGCGCGGTGGCGGCGGCCTGCACGCGGGCGAGCGCGTCCTCGGGCGAGCTGCCCACCGCGGACAGGTGCCCCATCTTCCGGCCCTTGCGCGCCTCCCGCTTGCCGTACAGGTGCAAGCGGACGCCGGGCATGGCCAGCACCTGCTGGAAGCGAGGGCCACCGTCCTTCAGCCACAGGTCCCCGAGCAGGTTGACGATGGCCGCTGGACGCACCACCTCCACGGAGCCCAGCGGCAGGTTGCACACCGCGCGCACCGCCTGCTCGAACTGCGAGGTGAGGCACGCCACCTCGGTGGAGTGGAAGCTGTTGTGCGGGCGCGGCGCCAGCTCGTTGACGAGCACGCTGCCGTCCTTCAGCAGGAACAGCTCGATGACGAGCAGGCCTTCGACCTGGAGCGACTCGGTGATGCCGCGCGCCAGCTCCGTGGCCTTGTTCAGCACCGCGGGCGGCAGCGGCCCCGGCAGCAGCGACCACGCGAGGATGCGCTCCTCGTGGTGATTGAAGGCCGGCGGATACACCGCCACTTCCCCATTGGGGCTGCGGGCCACCAGCACGGACAGCTCGGACTGGAGCGCCAGCGCGGCCTCCACCACCACGGAGCGCTCACCCAGCTCGCGCCACGCCTGGGCGGCCTCGTTCGCGGAAGTCACCTCCACCTGCCCGCGCCCGTCGTAGCCGCCCTCGCTGGACTTCACGAAGCAGCGTCCGCCCAGCACCTGGATGGCCTCGGCCAGCTCCGCGGCGGAGTGCGCCTCGCGCCACGGGCCCAGGGGAAAACCACCCTTGGCGAGCCAGCCCTTCTGCCGTCCCCGGTGCTGAATCACGCGGAGCACGTCCGCGCCCGGGCGCATGGGGGTGTGCCGCGCCACCGCTTCCAGCGTGGCGAGGGGAATCTTCTCGATTTCGAGCGTCACGGTGTCGCACGCGCGCGCCAGCGTCTCCGCGGCCGCCGTGTCACCGAAGGACGCGGTGACACATCGGTCCACCACGGAGTGGGCCGGGCAGTCCGCGTCCGGGTCCAACGCCTGGACCTGGAAGCCGAGCGTGCGCGCGGCCAGGGCCATCATCCGCCCCAGCTGGCCGCCGCCGAGCATGCCAATCGTGCCGCCGGGCAGCACCACGCGGGGGCTCATGACAGCTCCCGGTGCGCCAGCACTTCGTCAGTACGCGCCTTGCGCCAGGCCGCGAGCCGCTCGCGCAGCTCCGGGTACTTGAGGCAGAGGATGGCCGCGGCGTGCAGGGCGGCGTTGGCGGCGCCCGGCTTGCCAATGGCCTGCGTTCCCACCGGCACGCCCTTGGGCATCTGGACGATGGACAGCAGCGCGTCCAGGCCGCTGAGCAGCGTGGTGGGCATGGGCACGCCGATGACGGGCAGCAGCGTCTTGCTCGACACCATGCCCGGCAGGTGCGCCGCGCCGCCCGCCGCGGCGATGATGACGGACAGCCCCCTCGTCTCTGCGGTGGACGCGTACTCCATCATCCAGTCCGGGGTGCGGTGGGCGGACACCACGCGCACCTCGTGCGGGATGCCCAGTTCCTTGAGGATGTCGACCGCGGGCTGCAGGTGCTCCAGGTCGCTCTTACCGCCCATGATGACCCCGACCCACGGGGTGACCGTGCTCGCCATTGGTGTGCGCGCCTCCGTGCGCTGTCCCGCCGAAACCAGGAGGAACGCGGAGATAGGGCGGGGGGATTCCGCGGGTCAACACGGAAAGGCGAAGGTGACGAGGATGACACGCCGGCCTTCCCGCATTCCCGGCGCGCGCCCGCACGCAGGGTGGGGCAGGGGGATGAGCCCCTGCCCGCCACCCAGGACGGCTAGGCCGCGGAGACGTTGCGGTCGCTGCCCTCGCGGTAGAGGGCTTCGATGGCGTCGTTGTAGCGGGCCACGACGTTGCGGCGCTTCACGCTCATCTTGGGGGTGAGCATGTCGTTGGCGACGGTGAAGTCCTCGCTGACGAGCAGGAAGCGCTGCGGGCGCTCATAGCCCTTCACGTCGCGGGTGAACTCGTTCACCTGCTCACGGTAGAGCTGGAGCACCTCGGGACGCTTGAGCAGCTCCGGCATGGACGTCGTGTCCAGGCCCTTCTCCGTGGCCCACTTCTTCAGCGTGTCCACGTCCACGACGATGATGGCCACGTTGTACGGCTTGTTCATGCCGTGGACCAACGCGTTGGCGATGTAGGTGGAGAGCGCCAGCGACTGCTCGATGGGGCTGGGCACCACGTACTTGCCGTTCTCCAGCTTGTACTGCTCCTTGATGCGGCCGGTGATGTAGAGGTAGCCGTCCGGATCCAGGTAGCCCATGTCACCGGTGCGGAAGCCGCCGTTCCCAGTGAACACCTTCTCGTTCTCCTCGGGCTTGTTGTAGTAGCCCATCATCACGTTGTGCCCGTGGACGACGATTTCGCCCTGCGACGCCTCGCCGGTGGCCGCCGTGTCGATCTCCACGCGAACCCCGGGCAGCGCCTTGCCCACCGAGCCGATCTTCCGGTTGTTGGGGAAGTTGGCCGTGGCGATGGGCGACGTCTCCGTGAGGCCGTAGCCCTCGTAGACGGTGATGCCGAGGTTGTCGATGAACTCCGCCACCTCCTTGGAGATGGCCGACCCACCGGAGAAGGCGTACTTCAGCCGCCCGCCGAAGCGCGCGCGGACCTTGGAGAAGACCACCTTGTCGAAGAAGGCGTGCTGCAGGTCCAGCAGGCCGCTCGACTTGCCCGCCTCCGCGAGCGCGCGCCGCTGGGCCGCCACCGCGAGGCCGCGGTGGAACATGAACCGCGTCACCGCCTTCTCGCCGGCCATGCGCTTCTGCAGGCCGTCGTAGATGCGGTTGAAGATGCGCGGCACGCTGAACAGCAGCGTGGGCTTCACCTCGGAGAGGTTGTCGATGATCTTCTCCACCGCCTCCGCGATGGCCATGGAAGCGCCCATGGACAGCAGCGCGTGCAGCTCCACCGTCTGGCCGAAGACGTGCGCCCAGGGCAGGAAGGCCAGGGAGCGGTCCTCCGTCCCCATGGGAAACACTTCGTGCATCGCCGACACGTTGCGGGCGATGTTCGCGTGGCTGAGCATCACGCCCTTGGGCTGTCCCGTGGTGCCCGACGTGTAGATGAGGCCGGCCAGGTCCGTCGGCTTGGGGCTCACCAGGGGCGTGGGCGTCTCGGCGCCCCGCCGCAGCAGCGTCGCGAAGCTGTCCGTGTCGCTGGTGGTGCCGCTGAAGCGGATGATGTGCTCCAGGTGCGGCAACTCCGCGCGGACGGACTGGATGCGCTGCGCGATGTCATCCGTGGCACAGAAAACGACCTTGGCGCCGCTGTCGTTGAGGATGAACTGCAGTTCCTTCACCTGCTGCGATTCGTACATCGGGACGTAGGCGCCGCCGAGCGTGTATGTGGCGTACGCGCCCACCGCCCACTCCAGGCGGTTGTTGGAGATGACGGCCACGCGGTCGCCCGCGCCCACGCCCAGCTGAGCGAGCCCTCCTCGCAGGTCGTCGACCATCTCTCCGAAGCGGGAATAGGTCGTCCAGACCCACTGGCCGTTCTTCTTCTCTCCGAAGAGGTCGCGGCTGCCGAAGGTGGAGGTGCTGCGCTTGAAGATGTCGATGAGGGTCTGGAACTGCGGGAGCTGCATGAGGGGGGCTCCACTCGGAAACAGGTTGGTTTGAGGTGCCGCAGCTTAAGGCTGAACGCATCCTGTGTGGGCCCATTCCTGAAACTTCACGCCCCACCTGCACACAATCGTGAACACGACGCAGTGCGGCGGGGCGTCTGGGTGACGTACGGCGCGACTCTCAGTACGTGGAGCCGAGCTTGCCGAAGCTCTTGAGCGCCTTCACCTTGCTCTTCTTCACGAGCGAGCGCCGGGCCTCTTCGCCCTCCGCGCTGTCGTACTCGTCCATGACGGCCCGCTGTTCGGCCTGGTCCGCCGCCACCGCGGCGCTGCCGGACACCGCGCTGGCTTCGTCGAAGAGCGCCTGGTTGCGTTGCAGGTAGAGCTTCGCCTCGTCCTTGCGTCCCTCGCTCAGGGCCTCGGCCGCCTTCTGCATGTTGACGGCGCTGCGCGCCCGGGCGGCGTAGACGGTGGCCTCGCGGTCCTGGCGGGCGAGCACCTCTTCACGCCGGTTGGTCACCACCGCGGACAGCGAGGCTTCGTTGGCCACCTCCGCGTCGCGGATGAGGTCCGTGTACGCCAGCTTCAGGTCCACCACGCGCGCCGTCCGCCCCACCGTGTCCCCG from Myxococcus xanthus encodes the following:
- a CDS encoding zinc-binding dehydrogenase, producing the protein MKSPVVPETMRALVLTAYDGRPESLRVESRRVPRPTTGQVLVRVAAAPINPADLMFMRGQYGIRKPLPVVPGLEASGTVVASGGVAGRLLVGRRVACVAPGEGDGLWAEYAAVPLGQCLPLRGQVSDEQGASLFINPFTAWVLMERAKEGGHAALAQTAAAGTMGRMLLALAKRRGVAMVNVVRRPEQVALLHDLGAEHVLSTHEPEFEERLLRLCHELKVLLAFDPVGGRLTGQLLHALPEGGTVIVYGSLSEQECRIAPGDLIFGRKRVEGFWLSEWHRQGFGAAQIKALMGVPSLVGQTLETPVRARLPLESAGEAVRIASADMTSGKVLFVPEQGQSPAESP
- the ybaK gene encoding Cys-tRNA(Pro) deacylase, with protein sequence MKTNAARLLDSLGVKYALRDYDVDPEDLSAESVAAKVGMPAEQVFKTLVARGDRTGVLMAVVPGNAELDLKALARLSGDRKVDTVPLKELQPLTGFIRGGCTAIGGKKDYPVYVDETMELFDAIAVSAGVRGTQLVLAPADYLRVTKAKTGPISRDKA
- the purK gene encoding 5-(carboxyamino)imidazole ribonucleotide synthase, with the translated sequence MSPRVVLPGGTIGMLGGGQLGRMMALAARTLGFQVQALDPDADCPAHSVVDRCVTASFGDTAAAETLARACDTVTLEIEKIPLATLEAVARHTPMRPGADVLRVIQHRGRQKGWLAKGGFPLGPWREAHSAAELAEAIQVLGGRCFVKSSEGGYDGRGQVEVTSANEAAQAWRELGERSVVVEAALALQSELSVLVARSPNGEVAVYPPAFNHHEERILAWSLLPGPLPPAVLNKATELARGITESLQVEGLLVIELFLLKDGSVLVNELAPRPHNSFHSTEVACLTSQFEQAVRAVCNLPLGSVEVVRPAAIVNLLGDLWLKDGGPRFQQVLAMPGVRLHLYGKREARKGRKMGHLSAVGSSPEDALARVQAAATALGM
- the purE gene encoding 5-(carboxyamino)imidazole ribonucleotide mutase — encoded protein: MASTVTPWVGVIMGGKSDLEHLQPAVDILKELGIPHEVRVVSAHRTPDWMMEYASTAETRGLSVIIAAAGGAAHLPGMVSSKTLLPVIGVPMPTTLLSGLDALLSIVQMPKGVPVGTQAIGKPGAANAALHAAAILCLKYPELRERLAAWRKARTDEVLAHRELS
- a CDS encoding AMP-dependent synthetase/ligase, which gives rise to MQLPQFQTLIDIFKRSTSTFGSRDLFGEKKNGQWVWTTYSRFGEMVDDLRGGLAQLGVGAGDRVAVISNNRLEWAVGAYATYTLGGAYVPMYESQQVKELQFILNDSGAKVVFCATDDIAQRIQSVRAELPHLEHIIRFSGTTSDTDSFATLLRRGAETPTPLVSPKPTDLAGLIYTSGTTGQPKGVMLSHANIARNVSAMHEVFPMGTEDRSLAFLPWAHVFGQTVELHALLSMGASMAIAEAVEKIIDNLSEVKPTLLFSVPRIFNRIYDGLQKRMAGEKAVTRFMFHRGLAVAAQRRALAEAGKSSGLLDLQHAFFDKVVFSKVRARFGGRLKYAFSGGSAISKEVAEFIDNLGITVYEGYGLTETSPIATANFPNNRKIGSVGKALPGVRVEIDTAATGEASQGEIVVHGHNVMMGYYNKPEENEKVFTGNGGFRTGDMGYLDPDGYLYITGRIKEQYKLENGKYVVPSPIEQSLALSTYIANALVHGMNKPYNVAIIVVDVDTLKKWATEKGLDTTSMPELLKRPEVLQLYREQVNEFTRDVKGYERPQRFLLVSEDFTVANDMLTPKMSVKRRNVVARYNDAIEALYREGSDRNVSAA